GGGGCGCTTATATCGCGAGGATGCATGGGAAGCAGATCCAGATCAGCCTGGGCAATTACAAAAAGGTAGCCGAATCACGATGGAAGTAACTCTGCCCAATTTAGGCCCATTTAAAGTGGTGGGAACTCAATTCGGTGAGAGTGTGCACGTTGCAGTAGAGGGTGCTCCTGAAGCGCAAAGTACCCTGACAAATGCTTTTTCAGATTTGCTAGAGCAAATGCGTTCTCAAGTGGATCCTGATGCAAAAGTCAGCTTAAAGGGTGGCGGGTCTTCCAATGGATGAGAAAAAGATTCGCAAAGCGGTTGCCCTTGCATATGAAGTTAATAGTGCCGCACCACGCATTACCGGACAGGGTGAGGGCTTTGTGGCGGAAGCTATTTTGGCCAGGGCAAAAGAATTCGGCATTCCGACCAAAACAGAGCCAGAGTTAGTCGAGTTTTTAATGCAGCTCAAACTCAATGAGTTGGTGCCGCCAAAACTTTATGCCGCTGTAGCTGAGGTGCTAGCTTGGGCTTATGAGGTGGATGGCAAAAGCGTACCCAATCCAAACAATATTCCGATAGATTCTCGATAAGAGATCTTGGTAATAAAAAAAGCCCAGTTCAACTGGGCTTTTGCTTATCTGGGGCCTGGTTACTTAAACCTGTAAGTTCGTCACTTCTTTGTAAGCATCCACTAATCTGTTGCGAACTGCAATCATGCCTTGTAAGGAAAGATTGGCTTTTTGGAGGGAGACGATCACATCTTCCAATGAGGTATCCGATGCACCAGTTGCAAAGGACTGGGCTTTAGCTTGAGCACTATTTTGCGCGGTATTGACGTTTTCAATC
The genomic region above belongs to Polynucleobacter sp. AP-Ainpum-60-G11 and contains:
- a CDS encoding EscU/YscU/HrcU family type III secretion system export apparatus switch protein — encoded protein: MDEKKIRKAVALAYEVNSAAPRITGQGEGFVAEAILARAKEFGIPTKTEPELVEFLMQLKLNELVPPKLYAAVAEVLAWAYEVDGKSVPNPNNIPIDSR
- the fliE gene encoding flagellar hook-basal body complex protein FliE, whose product is MSTTTSVDSMITRMQALAAAASGKPVATDNQAGNGVDFSAVLKNAIENVNTAQNSAQAKAQSFATGASDTSLEDVIVSLQKANLSLQGMIAVRNRLVDAYKEVTNLQV